AATAGCCTTTCTGCAAAATTTTTTGTAAATTTTAAAATACAAAAAATTTTGCAGAAAGAATTTGCGAATAAGTTTTTATCACTGCTAGCCTGCATGACAGCCCCGCCCGCGTAAACCTTTGATAATCAGTCAGTTACCAACCGCCGCCGCTTTGCCTGTCTCTGCTGCTTGCTTTGCTTGTCCGCCCGCGTAAGTCGCTGATAATCAGGCAGTTAGGTGACGCTGCGCGTCCCACGTAAGTTTCTGACAATCAGACAGTTACAAGTCGTCAGTTGCTTTGCGTTTTTAAAAACTTTCTGAATTCTACACTGTTTTGCCAAAAAAAAATCACATTTTTTCCTGTTTTTGTATAAATTTTACTTTAATTTTTAAAAAAAATTACTAATTTTGCTCTGTAAATACTGTTCTTAATCATTACAAAAGAGAGCGGAAAGTAAATTATAGCATCAAAACATGGATTTACAAATTGAAATAGTTTTACTAGTATTATCAGTTTTATTTTTTTTAAGTATTTTAGCTGGAAAAGCAAGTTCAAAATTTGGAGTTCCTGCATTACTATTGTTTCTATGTGTTGGAATGTTATGCGGTAGCGATGGCTTAGGCATTCAATTTGAAAATATTAAATTCGCAAACAATATAGGAGCTGTTGCATTATGTATAATTCTTTTCTCAGGCGGATTAGATACTAAATTTTCAGAAGTTCGTCCTATAGTAACGCAAGGAGTTATATTAGCAACTCTAGGAGTATTTTTAACTGCACTTATCACAGGTGTAATTATTTGGGTCATTTTAGGAATGACAATGCCTTCTGCTGGAGTAGGCTTGCTTACTTCTTTATTATTAGCATCAACTATGGCTTCGACAGATTCTGCCTCCGTTTTCTCCATTCTTCGCTCAAAAAACCTTAAGCTTAAAAACAATCTTCGTCCACTATTGGAGCTAGAAAGTGGAAGTAACGACCCAATGGCTTTTGTTTTAGTTATAACGCTAATAGATATTATCAAATTAAACAGTACCCCAAATTATTGGGCAGTAGGAGGAATATTGCTTTTACAACTTGCCATCGGTGCTTTGCTTGGCTTCATTCTAGGCAAATTAGCTGTGAAAGTAATGAATAATATCAAAATAGGAAATGACTCTTTATATCCTATATTGCTGTTCACCTTTTGTATATTTATTTTTTCTGTAACTTATTTTGCAAAAGGGAACGGCTTCTTAGCTGTGTATGTGAGCGGATTAGTTATAGGAAATTCAAGGTTTGTACACAAACGTTCTTCGCTGAATTTTTTTGACGGCTTAGCTTGGATGTCGCAATTAATCATGTTTTTAACATTAGGATTGCTTGTAAATCCACATGAATTAGTGCCCATAATTGTTCCCGCACTAATCATTAGTTTTGCAATGATACTATTTTCAAGACCTCTAACTGTCTTTACTTGTTTATTGCCTTTTAGGAAAATGGGAGTTAAAGATAAAATTTATGTTTCTTGGGTAGGATTGAGAGGCGCTGTGCCTATTATTTTTGCTATTTATCCACTTGTGGCAGATGTTCCACACGCTAGATTAATATTTAATATCGTATTTTTCTGCACCTTGGTTTCATTAGTAGTACAAGGGACATCGCTGCCATTAATTGCTCGCTGGCTTAAACTTGTTGAAAAACCAATGAATCTCAAAAAAACAAGAAATTTTGATGTCGATTTTTCTAATGATATAGAATCTGTTACAACAGAAATAGAAATTACACCTAAAATGCTTGTAAAAGGCAACAAAATTATGAATTTACAATTGCCTGACAACACATTAGTAGTACTAGTAAATCGTGATGGCGATTATTTTGTCCCAACAGGTAAAACCATTTTGCAAGAAAAAGACAAAATATTAATTATTACAGACAATCACGAAGATTTAATTGAAATTTACAGAAATTTAGTGCTTGAAAATGTTTAGCTAAATCGCTTATTATCAGCAAATTAAACAATAATACAATTTCATTTTATCACAAGTAAAATTAAAGTTTATATAAATTTTTATAAAAGAGTACAAATATTGGATTTTGCCTTAAATTTGATTATCAATAAAAAAATTTGTATCTTTGTGTATCTTAGATACTTATAAAAAATGGAGTCTAGGAACCATTAAAAAAAACAGGGCAAAACTGAAAAGCCAAAAGAGTAGGAATAAATAAATTTAATTTTTATGAAGATTTTTAGAAATTTAGTAATTATTTTAATTACAGCAGCAGCATTTACTACTATTAGTTGTAAAAAATGTAAAGATGAGGATCCTTCTGCAAGAATAATTAACAATGGTACTGAAAACGCTAGTGTTCAGATTAAAACTTCAGGAGGAAGCACCATTAATATTAATAATGTTGCGCCAGGTGCAGCTTCAGAGTATGCTTCTTATGCTCCAGGTGTTGTAACTTTTACAATTACTGTTTCCAACAAAGAATATGTAGAAACAGTTACAATGGAAGAATGTTTTAAATACGACATTGCTATAGACTCAAAAAATAATATTACAACAACAGCTTTTGATCAAAATAAAAAGAAATAAGCTAACATAAAATTAACTATTTTTTTAAGTTCTTTTTCAAACTTTGAAGCATATAATTTACTATTGCGAAATGAAAAAGAGCTTAATTTTTTTATTTTAGATTTACATTTGGTTATCTATTTTAAAATTCAACTAAATATTTTGACGTTTTTTTTAAATTTGTCAAAATTTATTTTATTATGCTATTCGGACTTGTAAAATTATGTAATTTTAAAAAAGCTATTTGCTTTATAGCATTTTTATTAAG
The window above is part of the Bacteroidales bacterium genome. Proteins encoded here:
- a CDS encoding potassium/proton antiporter; this encodes MDLQIEIVLLVLSVLFFLSILAGKASSKFGVPALLLFLCVGMLCGSDGLGIQFENIKFANNIGAVALCIILFSGGLDTKFSEVRPIVTQGVILATLGVFLTALITGVIIWVILGMTMPSAGVGLLTSLLLASTMASTDSASVFSILRSKNLKLKNNLRPLLELESGSNDPMAFVLVITLIDIIKLNSTPNYWAVGGILLLQLAIGALLGFILGKLAVKVMNNIKIGNDSLYPILLFTFCIFIFSVTYFAKGNGFLAVYVSGLVIGNSRFVHKRSSLNFFDGLAWMSQLIMFLTLGLLVNPHELVPIIVPALIISFAMILFSRPLTVFTCLLPFRKMGVKDKIYVSWVGLRGAVPIIFAIYPLVADVPHARLIFNIVFFCTLVSLVVQGTSLPLIARWLKLVEKPMNLKKTRNFDVDFSNDIESVTTEIEITPKMLVKGNKIMNLQLPDNTLVVLVNRDGDYFVPTGKTILQEKDKILIITDNHEDLIEIYRNLVLENV